One window of the Mixophyes fleayi isolate aMixFle1 chromosome 6, aMixFle1.hap1, whole genome shotgun sequence genome contains the following:
- the LOC142095389 gene encoding keratin, type I cytoskeletal 42-like, with amino-acid sequence MNDSLLNINEKQTMQILNDRLSSYLDKVSALEEENAQLEKKICEWYANNATSSLPDSSQYFRIISDLQNQISAATTDNARIVLQIDNARLAADDFRDKYEIERRMSNSAESDGNALRRVLDGLNQETCDLEMQVQSLQEELREMKRNHEEEVNSLRAQLGARINVEMNAAPSIDLNRALSEIRDEYENLMERNLRDADDIFRQRSEELNCQVASGSQQLQSVQTEVIELKRCVQTLEIELQSQLSMTSALECTLAETQATYGSQIAQLQAMIDNVESQLAQIRSDLECQNYEYKILMDQKTHLEMEIATYKRLLDGHDIQ; translated from the exons ATGAATGATAGCCTGCTCAATATCAATGAGAAGCAAACCATGCAGATATTGAATGATCGCTTATCATCCTACCTGGATAAAGTCAGTGCTCTAGAAGAGGAAAATGCCCAACTGGAGAAGAAGATTTGTGAGTGGTATGCAAACAATGCCACCAGCTCATTGCCCGACTCCAGTCAGTACTTCAGAATTATTTCAGACCTCCAGAACCAG ATTTCTGCAGCTACAACAGACAATGCCAGGATTGTTCTACAGATTGACAATGCCAGACTGGCTGCTGATGACTTCCGTgacaa GTATGAGATTGAACGGCGTATGAGTAATAGTGCTGAATCTGATGGAAACGCTCTGCGCAGAGTGCTAGATGGACTGAACCAGGAGACATGTGACCTGGAGATGCAAGTTCAGAGCCTCCAGGAAGAATTGCGGGAGATGAAAAGAAATCATGAAGAG GAAGTAAACAGCCTTCGTGCCCAGCTTGGGGCTAGAATCAACGTTGAAATGAATGCTGCCCCATCCATTGACCTCAATAGAGCCCTGTCTGAAATCCGGGATGAATATGAAAACCTGATGGAGAGGAACCTGAGAGACGCTGatgatattttcagacaaagg AGTGAAGAGCTAAATTGTCAGGTGGCTTCAGGCTCACAGCAACTCCAGTCTGTGCAAACCGAGGTCATTGAGCTGAAGCGCTGTGTCCAGACCCTGGAAATTGAACTGCAGAGCCAGTTGAGCATG ACTTCAGCCCTGGAATGCACTTTGGCAGAGACACAAGCTACTTATGGTTCCCAAATCGCCCAGTTACAAGCTATGATCGATAATGTGGAGTCTCAGCTGGCTCAAATCAGATCTGATCTGGAATGTCAGAACTATGAGTACAAGATCCTGATGGATCAGAAGACCCACCTGGAGATGGAGATCGCCACCTACAAACGCCTCTTGGATGGACATGACATCCAGTAA
- the LOC142095388 gene encoding keratin, type I cytoskeletal 42-like, with the protein MNDSLLNINEKETMQILNDRLSSYLDKVSALEEENAQLEKKICEWYANNAPSSLPDSSQYFRIISDLQNQISAATTDNARIVLQIDNARLAADDFCDKYEIERSMSNSAESDVNALRRMLDGLNQETCDLEMQVQSLQEELQGIKRNHEEEVNSLRAQLGARINVEMNAAPSIDLNRALSEIRDEYENLMERNLRDADDIFRQRIEELNCQVASGSQQLQSVQTEIIELKRSVQTLEIELQSQLSMTSALECTLAETQATYGSQIAQLQAMIDNVESQLAQIRSDLERQNYEYKILMDQKTHLEMEIATYKRLLDGHDIQ; encoded by the exons ATGAATGATAGCCTGCTCAATATCAATGAGAAGGAAACCATGCAGATATTGAATGATCGCTTATCATCCTACCTGGATAAAGTCAGTGCTCTAGAAGAGGAAAATGCCCAACTGGAGAAGAAGATCTGTGAGTGGTATGCAAACAATGCCCCCAGCTCATTGCCCGACTCCAGTCAGTACTTCAGAATTATTTCAGACCTCCAGAACCAG atcTCTGCAGCTACAACAGACAATGCCAGGATTGTTCTACAGATTGACAATGCCAGACTGGCTGCTGATGACTTCTGTGACAA GTATGAGATTGAACGCTCTATGAGTAATAGTGCTGAATCTGATGTAAACGCTCTGCGCAGAATGCTAGATGGACTGAACCAGGAGACATGTGACCTGGAGATGCAAGTTCAGAGCCTCCAGGAAGAATTGCAGGGGATAAAGAGAAACCACGAAGAG GAAGTAAACAGCCTTCGAGCCCAGCTTGGGGCTAGAATCAACGTGGAAATGAATGCTGCCCCATCCATTGACCTTAATAGAGCCCTGTCTGAAATCCGGGATGAATATGAAAACCTGATGGAGAGGAACCTGAGAGATGCTGatgatattttcagacaaagg ATTGAAGAGCTAAATTGTCAGGTGGCTTCAGGCTCACAGCAACTCCAGTCTGTGCAAACCGAGATCATTGAGCTGAAGCGCAGCGTTCAGACCCTGGAAATTGAACTGCAGAGCCAGTTGAGCATG ACCTCAGCCCTGGAATGCACTTTGGCAGAGACACAAGCTACTTATGGTTCCCAAATCGCCCAGTTACAAGCTATGATCGATAATGTGGAGTCTCAGCTGGCTCAAATCAGATCTGATCTGGAACGTCAGAACTATGAGTACAAGATCCTGATGGATCAGAAGACGCACCTGGAGATGGAGATCGCCACCTACAAACGCCTCTTGGATGGACATGACATCCAGTAA